In Molothrus ater isolate BHLD 08-10-18 breed brown headed cowbird chromosome 19, BPBGC_Mater_1.1, whole genome shotgun sequence, a single genomic region encodes these proteins:
- the CASKIN2 gene encoding caskin-2 isoform X4 has translation MGREQELIQAVKNGDVPGVQKLVAKIKASKSKLLGSAKRLNVNYQDADGFSALHHAALGGSLDLISLLLEAQATVDIKDSNGMRPLHYAAWQGRLEPVRLLLRAAASVNMASLDGQIPLHLSAQYGHYEVSEMLLQHQSNPCLINKAKKTPLDLACEFGRLKVAQLLLNSHLCVALLEGQSKDATDPNYTTPLHLAAKNGHKEIIRQLLKAGIEINKQTKTGTALHEAALYGKTEVVRLLLEGGVDVNIRNTYNQTALDIVNQFTTSHASKDIKQLLREASGILKVRALKDFWNLHDPTALNVRAGDVITVLEQHPDGRWKGHIHDAQKGTDRVGYFPPSIAEVISKRTAGDRNSVGSEGSIGSIRSAGSGQSTEGTNGQSTSILIENARPLPSTGDNLQQHLLGSEPHNGTSPAGPQGLQTPGSCPPGDRVFSHQFLRPEQLLEGKDAEAIYNWLHEFQLESYTPNFLNAGYDVPTISRMTPEDLTAIGVTKPGHRKKISTEIGQLSIAEWLPNYIPADLMDWLSAIGLPQYHKKLVNNGYDSITIVTDLTWEDLQEIGINKLGHQKKIMLAVKKLRDLRKSLNQAEATLARRKVPGSLDIVTIESLENGECQSPHTLKMTTFQDSELSYELQTAMSNSCHDTLGIKSSQGMSRSQESIGVRSRGSGHSQDNVLSRRLSSPSQESLGSGESSSSSGQSCAPPRSKESPASLPGRPSPEPYGKLVSPEGLNGFANGGGGGSPLKERNLPEGTDQYTRPVAQKGAGTPAVTPCTPPQTPSKGTAPYVFMYPHVSLKSPTAPSVLGAEQPKALAHLPSISPAQKSSLQTSAQKGFSYLHSQCGPTEPPTSAPTTGEHHNGGEGLKHKKRSHSLNRYALSDGEHEEEEGAPSSTLGSYATLTRRPGRSQMPRACLQADAKVTRSQSFAVRAKRKGPPPPPPKRLSSVSSALTAEADGEQPPSPERQPTAPQDVVDAGATPSDAGRGRTVKSLAAALEGTPSVSPSKPLLAPKPLHLTQDCLPRADVGEGSHDGSDASSATLSNGSRDPFESGKPRRRTVSEPSTPMTEVAAQGEQEDACSDTEEETKPGVSSSSSQNSSSECIPFAEEGNLTIKQRPKPSGHSKADAAVPDMEPGSQPAEPQGSGGKEPAAPAVTKEPPVLEFNLTESDTVKRRPRFREREPLQAVLKAFSMAGQAEAGGTPTPQYAQAQAVSIAGPPTSAPAPQPTLAGDAFDDDSVEFRIAEIEKSILSLEKGMKKAPSPTKAPSPTELVGTAVVRTPTPDVPVKHTSVASTKLVFSGPKTIYQQVLQPSRHTVAPWAATEAVPDVIGSLPGPGSLMLETGSKVSAKPLAAAPGTTLAQQRLEQTNSSLAATLQAAEKKITVEEAESHPGTVHLAKNILEDISNMFDDLADQLDAMLD, from the exons ATGGGGCGCGAGCAGGAGCTGATCCAGGCCGTGAAGAACGGGGACGTACCTGGAGTGCAGAAGCTGGTGGCCAAGATCAAGGCGTCCAAGAGCA agctcctgggatcTGCCAAGCGCCTGAACGTGAACTACCAGGATGCGGACGG GTTCTCAGCACTGCACCACGCAGCCCTGGGTGGCAGCCTGGACCTCATCtcgctgctgctggaggcacaggCCACCGTGGACATCAAGGACAGCAACG GGATGCGGCCCCTGCACTACGCGGCGTGGCAGGGCCGCCTGGAGCCCGTGCGGCTGCTGCTCCGCGCCGCTGCCTCCGTCAACATGGCCTCGCTGGATGGGCAGATCCCGCTGCACCTCTCGGCGCAGTACGGCCACTACGAGGTG TCGGAGatgctcctccagcaccagtCCAACCCGTGCCTCATCAACAAGGCAAAGAAAACCCCGCTGGACTTGGCCTGTGAGTTCGGGAGGCTGAAG gtggcccagctgctgctgaacagcCATCTGTGTGTCGCCCTGCTGGAGGGACAATCCAAGGATGCCACTGACCCCAACTACACCACTCCACTACATCTGGCAGCCAAGAACGGGCACAAGGAGATCATCAG gcagctgctgaaggctggGATTGAGATCAACAAGCAGACAaagacaggcacagccctgcacgaGGCCGCGCTCTACGGCAAAACAGAGGTGGtgcggctgctgctggag GGTGGAGTTGACGTGAACATCAGGAACACCTACAACCAGACAGCACTGGACATTGTCAACCAGTTCACCACCTCACACGCCAGCAAGGACATCAAGCAGCTGTTGAGAG AGGCATCAGGAATCCTGAAGGTCCGAGCTTTGAAGGATTTTTGGAACCTCCATGACCCAACTGCTCTCAATGTCCGAGCAGGAGATGTCATCACG GtcctggagcagcacccagATGGCCGATGGAAGGGGCACATCCACGACGCTCAGAAAGGCACTGACCGGGTCGGGTACTTCCCCCCCTCCATTGCTGAAGTCATCAGCAAGAGGACAG CAGGAGACAGGAACAGCGtgggcagcgagggcagcaTCGGCAGCATCCGCAGCGCCGGCAGCGGCCAGAGCACCGAGGGCACCAATGGGCAGAGCACCAGCATCCTCATCGAGAATGCCAGG cctctgccctCCACCGGAGACAACCTCCAGCAACATCTTTTGGGATCAGAGCCACACAATGGGACCTCCCCAGCAG GGCCACAGGGCCTCCAGACCCCAGGCAGCTGCCCCCCTGGAGACAGGGTCTTCTCCCACCAGTTCTTGCGTCCTGAGCAGCTCCTCGAGGGGAAG GATGCAGAAGCCATTTACAACTGGCTGCATGAGTTCCAGCTGGAGTCGTACACTCCCAACTTCCTCAACGCTGGCTACGATGTCCCTACCATCAGCCGCATGACCCCGGAG GATCTGACAGCCATTGGTGTGACCAAACCAGGCCACAGGAAAAAGATCTCTACAGAAATCGGGCAGCTCAGCATTGCGGAGTGGCTGCCCAACTACATCCCG GCTGACCTGATGGACTGGCTCAGTGCCATTGGGTTGCCCCAGTACCACAAAAAGTTGGTGAACAATGGCTACGATTCCATCACCATCGTGACAGACTTGACATGGGAGGACCTGCAAGAGATTGGCATCAACAAGCTGG gcCACCAGAAGAAGATTATGTTGGCTGTCAAGAAGCTCAGAGATCTCCGCAAAAGCCTCAATCAAGCAGAAGCAACTCTGGCAAGACGCAAAGTCCCTGGTTCCCTGGACATTGTCACCATTGAGTCACTGGAAAATGGGGAGTGCCAGTCCCCACACACGCTCAAAATGACAACCTTCCAGGACAGTGAGCTCAGCTATGAGCTCCAGACGGCCATGTCCAACAGCTGCCACGACACACTCGGCATCAAGAGCAGCCAGGGAATGTCACGGAGCCAGGAGAGCATCGGGGTGCGGTCGCGGGGCTCAGGGCACTCGCAGGACAATGTGCTGTCCCGGCGCCTCTCCAGCCCCTCGCAGGAGAGCCTGGGCAGCGGcgagagcagcagcagcagtgggcagTCCTGTGCACCCCCCCGCAGCAAGGAGAGCCCGGCCAGCCTGCCGGGCCGGCCCAGCCCCGAGCCCTATGGGAAGCTCGTGTCCCCCGAGGGGCTGAACGGCTTTGCCAATGGTGGCGGCGGGGGCAGCCCTCTCAAGGAGAGGAACCTGCCCGAAGGAACGGATCAGTACACCCGGCCTGTGGCtcagaaaggagctgggactcCAGCGGTCACTCCCTGTACTCCTCCCCAGACTCCCAGCAAGGGAACAGCCCCGTACGTCTTCATGTACCCACACGTCTCCCTGAAGTCCCCAACGGCCCCATctgtcctgggagcagagcagcccaaggcCCTAGCACATCTCCCCTCCATCTCCCCTGCACAGAAGAGCAGCCTGCAGACGTCAGCCCAAAAAGGCTTCTCCTACCTGCACAGCCAGTGTGGTCCCACAGAGCCACCCACCTCAGCCCCCACGACTGGGGAGCATCACAACGGAGGTGAAGGCTTGAAACACAAGAAGCGCTCGCACAGCCTGAACCGCTACGCGCTGTCGGATGGGGAgcatgaggaggaggagggggcccccagcagcaccctgggctccTACGCCACGCTGACGCGGCGGCCGGGCCGCAGCCAGATGCCGCGggcctgtctgcaggcagaCGCCAAGGTGACCCGCAGCCAGTCCTTCGCCGTCCGGGCCAAGCGCAAGGGCCCTCCCCCGCCGCCTCCCAAGCGCCTCAGCTCCGTGTCCAGTGCCCTCACCGCCGAGGCAGACGGggagcagccccccagccccgagcgccagcccacagcccctcaggaCGTGGTTGATGCAGGTGCCACCCCCAGCGATGCTGGGCGTGGCAGGACAGTGAAGAGCCTGGCGGCTGCGCTGGAGGGAACACCAAGTGTGAGTCCTTCCAAGCCCCTCCTGGCCCCAAAACCGCTGCACCTGACTCAGGACTGTCTCCCCCGGGCAGATGTGGGTGAGGGGTCCCACGATGGCAGTGACGCCAGCAGTGCCACACTTTCCAATGGCAGCAGGGACCCCTTTGAGAGCGGCAAGCCACGGAGACGGACAGTGAGTGAGCCCAGCACTCCTATGACAGAGGTGGCTGCACAGGGTGAGCAAGAGGATGCCTGCTCAGACACTGAGGAGGAGACCAAGCCGGGGGTCTCCTCTTCATCGTCCCAGAACAGCTCCAGTGAGTGCATCCCCTTTGCAGAAGAAGGCAATTTAACCATCAAACAGCGGCCAAAGCCCAGCGGGCATTCCAAGGCTGACGCGGCCGTGCCGGACATGGAGCCTGGttcccagccagcagagccccagggctccGGTGGGAAggagccagcagcccctgctgtcACCAAGGAGCCGCCCGTGCTGGAGTTCAACCTCACCGAGTCGGACACGGTGAAGCGCCGGCCGCGCTTCAGGGAGCGGGAGCCGCTGCAGGCGGTGCTGAAGGCGTTCAGCATGGCGGGGCAGGCAGAGGCGGGGGGCACCCCCACACCCCAGTATGCCCAGGCCCAAGCCGTGAGCATCGCGGGCCCCCCCACCTCGGCACCAGCACCACAGCCCACGCTGGCTGGGGATGCCTTTGATGATGACAGTGTGGAGTTCAGGATTGCTGAGATAGAGAAAAGCATCTTATCGCTGGAGAAAGGGATGAAGAAGGCCCCAAGCCCCACCAAAGCCCCCAGTCCCACAGAGCTGGTTGGCACGGCTGTGGTGAGGACACCCACTCCAG ATGTCCCTGTCAAGCACACCTCTGTGGCATCCACCAAGCTCGTCTTCTCTGGACCCAAGACCATCTaccagcaggtcctgcagccCTCCCGCCACACTGTTGCCCCCTGGGCAGCCACTGAGGCGGTGCCAGATGTGATCGGGTCCCTGCCCGGTCCTGGCTCACTGATGCTGGAAACAGGCAGCAAGGTATCAGCCAAGCCTTTGGCAGCTGCCCCGGGGACCACCCTGGCCCAGCAGCGGCTGGAGCAGACCAACTCCAGCTTAGCTGCCACGCTGCAGGCGGCCGAGAAGAAAATCACAGTGGAGGAGGCGGAGAG CCACCCTGGAACCGTGCACTTGGCCAAGAACATCTTGGAAGACATCAGCAACATGTTCGACGACCTGGCTGACCAGCTGGATGCAATGCTGGACTGA
- the CASKIN2 gene encoding caskin-2 isoform X2: MGREQELIQAVKNGDVPGVQKLVAKIKASKSKLLGSAKRLNVNYQDADGFSALHHAALGGSLDLISLLLEAQATVDIKDSNGMRPLHYAAWQGRLEPVRLLLRAAASVNMASLDGQIPLHLSAQYGHYEVSEMLLQHQSNPCLINKAKKTPLDLACEFGRLKVAQLLLNSHLCVALLEGQSKDATDPNYTTPLHLAAKNGHKEIIRQLLKAGIEINKQTKTGTALHEAALYGKTEVVRLLLEGGVDVNIRNTYNQTALDIVNQFTTSHASKDIKQLLREASGILKVRALKDFWNLHDPTALNVRAGDVITVLEQHPDGRWKGHIHDAQKGTDRVGYFPPSIAEVISKRTGMVVPRVAPAQQRQGPPGALPAPPGGLQHLPDECPHPAAPSGPAAFGHLTLSRTAPGPDSSAGDRNSVGSEGSIGSIRSAGSGQSTEGTNGQSTSILIENARPLPSTGDNLQQHLLGSEPHNGTSPAGPQGLQTPGSCPPGDRVFSHQFLRPEQLLEGKDAEAIYNWLHEFQLESYTPNFLNAGYDVPTISRMTPEDLTAIGVTKPGHRKKISTEIGQLSIAEWLPNYIPADLMDWLSAIGLPQYHKKLVNNGYDSITIVTDLTWEDLQEIGINKLGHQKKIMLAVKKLRDLRKSLNQAEATLARRKVPGSLDIVTIESLENGECQSPHTLKMTTFQDSELSYELQTAMSNSCHDTLGIKSSQGMSRSQESIGVRSRGSGHSQDNVLSRRLSSPSQESLGSGESSSSSGQSCAPPRSKESPASLPGRPSPEPYGKLVSPEGLNGFANGGGGGSPLKERNLPEGTDQYTRPVAQKGAGTPAVTPCTPPQTPSKGTAPYVFMYPHVSLKSPTAPSVLGAEQPKALAHLPSISPAQKSSLQTSAQKGFSYLHSQCGPTEPPTSAPTTGEHHNGGEGLKHKKRSHSLNRYALSDGEHEEEEGAPSSTLGSYATLTRRPGRSQMPRACLQADAKVTRSQSFAVRAKRKGPPPPPPKRLSSVSSALTAEADGEQPPSPERQPTAPQDVVDAGATPSDAGRGRTVKSLAAALEGTPSVSPSKPLLAPKPLHLTQDCLPRADVGEGSHDGSDASSATLSNGSRDPFESGKPRRRTVSEPSTPMTEVAAQGEQEDACSDTEEETKPGVSSSSSQNSSSECIPFAEEGNLTIKQRPKPSGHSKADAAVPDMEPGSQPAEPQGSGGKEPAAPAVTKEPPVLEFNLTESDTVKRRPRFREREPLQAVLKAFSMAGQAEAGGTPTPQYAQAQAVSIAGPPTSAPAPQPTLAGDAFDDDSVEFRIAEIEKSILSLEKGMKKAPSPTKAPSPTELVGTAVVRTPTPDVPVKHTSVASTKLVFSGPKTIYQQVLQPSRHTVAPWAATEAVPDVIGSLPGPGSLMLETGSKVSAKPLAAAPGTTLAQQRLEQTNSSLAATLQAAEKKITVEEAESHPGTVHLAKNILEDISNMFDDLADQLDAMLD; this comes from the exons ATGGGGCGCGAGCAGGAGCTGATCCAGGCCGTGAAGAACGGGGACGTACCTGGAGTGCAGAAGCTGGTGGCCAAGATCAAGGCGTCCAAGAGCA agctcctgggatcTGCCAAGCGCCTGAACGTGAACTACCAGGATGCGGACGG GTTCTCAGCACTGCACCACGCAGCCCTGGGTGGCAGCCTGGACCTCATCtcgctgctgctggaggcacaggCCACCGTGGACATCAAGGACAGCAACG GGATGCGGCCCCTGCACTACGCGGCGTGGCAGGGCCGCCTGGAGCCCGTGCGGCTGCTGCTCCGCGCCGCTGCCTCCGTCAACATGGCCTCGCTGGATGGGCAGATCCCGCTGCACCTCTCGGCGCAGTACGGCCACTACGAGGTG TCGGAGatgctcctccagcaccagtCCAACCCGTGCCTCATCAACAAGGCAAAGAAAACCCCGCTGGACTTGGCCTGTGAGTTCGGGAGGCTGAAG gtggcccagctgctgctgaacagcCATCTGTGTGTCGCCCTGCTGGAGGGACAATCCAAGGATGCCACTGACCCCAACTACACCACTCCACTACATCTGGCAGCCAAGAACGGGCACAAGGAGATCATCAG gcagctgctgaaggctggGATTGAGATCAACAAGCAGACAaagacaggcacagccctgcacgaGGCCGCGCTCTACGGCAAAACAGAGGTGGtgcggctgctgctggag GGTGGAGTTGACGTGAACATCAGGAACACCTACAACCAGACAGCACTGGACATTGTCAACCAGTTCACCACCTCACACGCCAGCAAGGACATCAAGCAGCTGTTGAGAG AGGCATCAGGAATCCTGAAGGTCCGAGCTTTGAAGGATTTTTGGAACCTCCATGACCCAACTGCTCTCAATGTCCGAGCAGGAGATGTCATCACG GtcctggagcagcacccagATGGCCGATGGAAGGGGCACATCCACGACGCTCAGAAAGGCACTGACCGGGTCGGGTACTTCCCCCCCTCCATTGCTGAAGTCATCAGCAAGAGGACAG GCATGGTTGTCCCCCGCGTGGCACCCGCGCAGCAGCGCCAGGGTCCCCCTggggccctgccagccccccctggggggctgcagcacctccctgaTGAGTGTCCACACCCGGCAGCCCCGAGCGGCCCAGCGGCCTTTGGTCACCTCACCCTAAGCCGGACGGCCCCAGGCCCTGACAGCTCAG CAGGAGACAGGAACAGCGtgggcagcgagggcagcaTCGGCAGCATCCGCAGCGCCGGCAGCGGCCAGAGCACCGAGGGCACCAATGGGCAGAGCACCAGCATCCTCATCGAGAATGCCAGG cctctgccctCCACCGGAGACAACCTCCAGCAACATCTTTTGGGATCAGAGCCACACAATGGGACCTCCCCAGCAG GGCCACAGGGCCTCCAGACCCCAGGCAGCTGCCCCCCTGGAGACAGGGTCTTCTCCCACCAGTTCTTGCGTCCTGAGCAGCTCCTCGAGGGGAAG GATGCAGAAGCCATTTACAACTGGCTGCATGAGTTCCAGCTGGAGTCGTACACTCCCAACTTCCTCAACGCTGGCTACGATGTCCCTACCATCAGCCGCATGACCCCGGAG GATCTGACAGCCATTGGTGTGACCAAACCAGGCCACAGGAAAAAGATCTCTACAGAAATCGGGCAGCTCAGCATTGCGGAGTGGCTGCCCAACTACATCCCG GCTGACCTGATGGACTGGCTCAGTGCCATTGGGTTGCCCCAGTACCACAAAAAGTTGGTGAACAATGGCTACGATTCCATCACCATCGTGACAGACTTGACATGGGAGGACCTGCAAGAGATTGGCATCAACAAGCTGG gcCACCAGAAGAAGATTATGTTGGCTGTCAAGAAGCTCAGAGATCTCCGCAAAAGCCTCAATCAAGCAGAAGCAACTCTGGCAAGACGCAAAGTCCCTGGTTCCCTGGACATTGTCACCATTGAGTCACTGGAAAATGGGGAGTGCCAGTCCCCACACACGCTCAAAATGACAACCTTCCAGGACAGTGAGCTCAGCTATGAGCTCCAGACGGCCATGTCCAACAGCTGCCACGACACACTCGGCATCAAGAGCAGCCAGGGAATGTCACGGAGCCAGGAGAGCATCGGGGTGCGGTCGCGGGGCTCAGGGCACTCGCAGGACAATGTGCTGTCCCGGCGCCTCTCCAGCCCCTCGCAGGAGAGCCTGGGCAGCGGcgagagcagcagcagcagtgggcagTCCTGTGCACCCCCCCGCAGCAAGGAGAGCCCGGCCAGCCTGCCGGGCCGGCCCAGCCCCGAGCCCTATGGGAAGCTCGTGTCCCCCGAGGGGCTGAACGGCTTTGCCAATGGTGGCGGCGGGGGCAGCCCTCTCAAGGAGAGGAACCTGCCCGAAGGAACGGATCAGTACACCCGGCCTGTGGCtcagaaaggagctgggactcCAGCGGTCACTCCCTGTACTCCTCCCCAGACTCCCAGCAAGGGAACAGCCCCGTACGTCTTCATGTACCCACACGTCTCCCTGAAGTCCCCAACGGCCCCATctgtcctgggagcagagcagcccaaggcCCTAGCACATCTCCCCTCCATCTCCCCTGCACAGAAGAGCAGCCTGCAGACGTCAGCCCAAAAAGGCTTCTCCTACCTGCACAGCCAGTGTGGTCCCACAGAGCCACCCACCTCAGCCCCCACGACTGGGGAGCATCACAACGGAGGTGAAGGCTTGAAACACAAGAAGCGCTCGCACAGCCTGAACCGCTACGCGCTGTCGGATGGGGAgcatgaggaggaggagggggcccccagcagcaccctgggctccTACGCCACGCTGACGCGGCGGCCGGGCCGCAGCCAGATGCCGCGggcctgtctgcaggcagaCGCCAAGGTGACCCGCAGCCAGTCCTTCGCCGTCCGGGCCAAGCGCAAGGGCCCTCCCCCGCCGCCTCCCAAGCGCCTCAGCTCCGTGTCCAGTGCCCTCACCGCCGAGGCAGACGGggagcagccccccagccccgagcgccagcccacagcccctcaggaCGTGGTTGATGCAGGTGCCACCCCCAGCGATGCTGGGCGTGGCAGGACAGTGAAGAGCCTGGCGGCTGCGCTGGAGGGAACACCAAGTGTGAGTCCTTCCAAGCCCCTCCTGGCCCCAAAACCGCTGCACCTGACTCAGGACTGTCTCCCCCGGGCAGATGTGGGTGAGGGGTCCCACGATGGCAGTGACGCCAGCAGTGCCACACTTTCCAATGGCAGCAGGGACCCCTTTGAGAGCGGCAAGCCACGGAGACGGACAGTGAGTGAGCCCAGCACTCCTATGACAGAGGTGGCTGCACAGGGTGAGCAAGAGGATGCCTGCTCAGACACTGAGGAGGAGACCAAGCCGGGGGTCTCCTCTTCATCGTCCCAGAACAGCTCCAGTGAGTGCATCCCCTTTGCAGAAGAAGGCAATTTAACCATCAAACAGCGGCCAAAGCCCAGCGGGCATTCCAAGGCTGACGCGGCCGTGCCGGACATGGAGCCTGGttcccagccagcagagccccagggctccGGTGGGAAggagccagcagcccctgctgtcACCAAGGAGCCGCCCGTGCTGGAGTTCAACCTCACCGAGTCGGACACGGTGAAGCGCCGGCCGCGCTTCAGGGAGCGGGAGCCGCTGCAGGCGGTGCTGAAGGCGTTCAGCATGGCGGGGCAGGCAGAGGCGGGGGGCACCCCCACACCCCAGTATGCCCAGGCCCAAGCCGTGAGCATCGCGGGCCCCCCCACCTCGGCACCAGCACCACAGCCCACGCTGGCTGGGGATGCCTTTGATGATGACAGTGTGGAGTTCAGGATTGCTGAGATAGAGAAAAGCATCTTATCGCTGGAGAAAGGGATGAAGAAGGCCCCAAGCCCCACCAAAGCCCCCAGTCCCACAGAGCTGGTTGGCACGGCTGTGGTGAGGACACCCACTCCAG ATGTCCCTGTCAAGCACACCTCTGTGGCATCCACCAAGCTCGTCTTCTCTGGACCCAAGACCATCTaccagcaggtcctgcagccCTCCCGCCACACTGTTGCCCCCTGGGCAGCCACTGAGGCGGTGCCAGATGTGATCGGGTCCCTGCCCGGTCCTGGCTCACTGATGCTGGAAACAGGCAGCAAGGTATCAGCCAAGCCTTTGGCAGCTGCCCCGGGGACCACCCTGGCCCAGCAGCGGCTGGAGCAGACCAACTCCAGCTTAGCTGCCACGCTGCAGGCGGCCGAGAAGAAAATCACAGTGGAGGAGGCGGAGAG CCACCCTGGAACCGTGCACTTGGCCAAGAACATCTTGGAAGACATCAGCAACATGTTCGACGACCTGGCTGACCAGCTGGATGCAATGCTGGACTGA